A genome region from Triticum aestivum cultivar Chinese Spring chromosome 2B, IWGSC CS RefSeq v2.1, whole genome shotgun sequence includes the following:
- the LOC123045896 gene encoding mitochondrial proton/calcium exchanger protein: MASRAIIRRRKYILEHTNGPRLLHSSKFTSGQGTFGCDVEHNTVSHVPQQNSGDSSHEKQQFTLRNRYLLGLSNGFLRRPALGVPLASYESKAHISVFPLGARYFRQSVRAASETAGQPKSGITNEKSEDQNQPEKEASPEECDQAVEGLSTAKAKAKAMVQEVQKTDQSIIQKFWATLLGIGPALRVIASMSRADWAAKLKHWKEEFVSALQHYWLGTKLLWADVRISSRLLVKLADGKSLTRRERQQLTRTTADMFRLVPFAVFIIIPFMELLLPVFLKLFPNMLPSTFQDKMKEEEALKKKLKARMEYAKFLQDTAKEMAKEVQTSRSGDIKQTAEDLDNFLDKVRKGGHVPNEEILSFAKLFNDELTLDNMNRSRLVNMCKYMGIQPFGTDNYLRFMLRKKLRDIMNDDKMIEAEGVESLSDEELQHACRERGHLDLLSTEEMRHQLKDWLDLSLNQSVPSSLLILSRAFTVSGKMKPEEAVVATLSSLPDEVVGTVGTVLPSEDSVSERKRKLEFIEMQEELIKEEEKEEEATKEDLALKEMTEPTAREEEELKKSKEHEKNDNLCDISQALAVLASASSVTREREEFLSLVNKEIELYNTMLEKEGTVDEEEARRAYRVAREESDHAAELVAGEKVSSALIEKVDAMLQKLEKEIDDVDARIGNRWQLLDRDRDGKVTPEEVEAAAGYLKDTMGKEGVQELISNLSKDREGNILVEDIKKMASQTEEDSEQKETAR; encoded by the exons ATGGCTTCTAGGGCAATCATCAGGAGAAGGAAGTATATTCTTGAGCATACTAATGGGCCTCGCCTATTACATTCATCTAAGTTTACTTCCGGCCAAGGAACATTTGGATGTGATGTTGAGCACAACACTGTATCCCATGTGCCGCAGCAGAATTCGGGGGATTCTAGCCATGAGAAGCAGCAATTTACTTTAAGGAATAGATACCTTTTGGGCCTTAGTAATGGGTTCCTGCGTCGCCCAGCCCTCGGTGTTCCTCTTGCCTCTTATGAATCCAAAGCACATATTTCTGTATTCCCCTTGGGAGCCAGGTATTTCCGGCAGTCAGTCCGCGCAGCGTCAGAAACAGCTGGGCAGCCGAAATCTGGTATTACGAATGAAAAGAGTGAGGACCAGAACCAACCAGAAAAGGAGGCGTCTCCAGAAGAGTGTGACCAGGCGGTGGAAGGCTTAAGCACTGCAAAGGCTAAAGCCAAAGCAATGGTGCAGGAAGTCCAAAAGACTGACCAATCGATCATACAGAAATTCTGGGCAACACTTCTGGGTATTGGTCCTGCTCTGCGTGTTATTGCTTCAATGAGCAG AGCCGACTGGGCTGCGAAGTTGAAGCATTGGAAGGAAGAATTTGTTTCGGCACTGCAGCATTATTGGCTGGGCACTAAGCTACTGTGGGCAGATGTTAGAATTTCATCAAGATTGTTGGTGAAGCTTGCTGATGGAAAGAGCCTTACAAGGAGAGAGAGGCAACAGCTTACACGCACAACAGCAGACATGTTCAGGCTTGTACCGTTCGCTGTGTTCATCATCATTCCGTTCATGGAGCTCTTACTGCCAGTGTTCCTGAAGTTGTTCCCTAACATGTTGccatcaactttccaggacaagaTGAAAGAAGAG GAGGCATTAAAGAAGAAATTGAAAGCAAGGATGGAATATGCAAAATTCTTGCAAGATACAGCGAAGGAAATGGCAAAAGAAGTGCAAACATCACGTAGTGGGGATATAAAACAGACAGCTGAAGACCTGGATAATTTTTTGGACAAG GTCAGGAAAGGTGGACATGTCCCCAATGAAGAAATTTTGAGCTTTGCAAAGCTATTTAACGATGAGCTGACTTTGGATAACATGAACAG ATCACGGTTAGTAAACATGTGTAAATATATGGGAATTCAGCCTTTCGGTACAGACAACTACTTGAGGTTCATGCTTCGGAAGAAGTTACGAGA CATTATGAATGATGATAAGATGATTGAGGCTGAGGGTGTGGAGTCTCTTTCTGACGAGGAGCTCCAACACGCTTGTCGCGAACGTGGCCACCTTGATTTATTGTCAACAGAGGAGATGCGCCATCAG CTCAAAGATTGGTTGGATTTATCACTCAATCAGTCTGTGCCATCATCTCTTCTGATTCTATCAAG AGCGTTTACTGTATCTGGGAAAATGAAACCTGAGGAGGCTGTTGTAGCAACGTTATCTTCTCTGCCAGATGAAGTTGTAGGTACAGTTGGAACAGTACTGCCTTCCGAAGATTCTGTTTCTGAAAGGAAGAGAAAATTGGAATTCATAGAGATGCAGGAGGAACTTATCAAG gaggaagagaaagaagaagaggctACTAAAGAAGATTTGGCTTTGAAGGAAATGACTGAGCCTACTGCTAGGGAAGAAGAGGAACTAAAGAAATCAAAAGAACATGAGAAGAATGACAACCTTTGTGACATCAGTCAAGCATTGGCTGTGCTCGCATCTGCTTCT TCTGTTACCAGAGAGCGAGAAGAGTTTCTGAGCCTTGTAAATAAAGAG ATAGAACTATATAACACCATGCTGGAAAAGGAGGGCACAGTGGATGAAGAAGAGGCTAGGAGAGCATATAGGGTGGCCAGGGAGGAATCAGATCATGCTGCAGAGTTAGTTGCAGGAGAAAAAGTTTCTTCAGCATTAATAGAGAAG GTTGATGCTATGCTTCAGAAATTAGAGAAAGAGATTGATGATGTTGATGCACGAATAGGCAACCGCTGGCAGCTGCTTGATAG GGACCGTGACGGCAAGGTAACTCCAGAAGAGGTAGAAGCAGCCGCAGGTTATCTCAAGGACACCATGGGCAAGGAAGGCGTCCAAGAGCTTATCAGCAATCTTTCCAAAGACAGAG AAGGGAACATCCTCGTGGAAGACATCAAGAAGATGGCGTCGCAAACGGAGGAAGACAGCGAGCAGAAAGAAACGGCACGCTGA
- the LOC123045897 gene encoding fasciclin-like arabinogalactan protein 1, translated as MRRLHLAAAVLAVFLPLAVSAAGGKATAAKAPTAPPAPPNITAAMAKGGCKAFAALVAASPDAHSTFQSAGDGGVTAFCPSDDAVRSFMPRYKNLSADGKASLLLFHAVPVYYAPRSLKSNNGVMNTLATDGSANNFNFTVQNEGEQVTIKTDASDHAARVKSTVYDKDPIAIYAVDTVLEPVELFEPADSPAPAPAPAPVADAPKAPKKQARHRPVADAPGPAAEDAAPADQRKNSKKSATSGAPCLPWAAVLPVAVAVAAALA; from the coding sequence ATGCGCCGCCtacacctcgccgccgccgtcctcgccgtcttcctccccctcgccgtcTCCGCGGCCGGGGGCAAAGCAACGGCAGCTAAGGCGCCCACTGCCCCGCCGGCCCCGCCGAACATCACGGCGGCGATGGCGAAGGGCGGGTGCAAGGCGTTCGCGGCCCTGGTGGCGGCCTCGCCGGACGCGCACTCCACGTTCCAGTCGGCCGGGGACGGCGGCGTGACGGCCTTCTGCCCCAGCGACGACGCCGTGAGGTCCTTCATGCCCAGGTACAAGAACCTCAGCGCCGACGGCAAGGCGTCGCTGCTGCTGTTCCACGCCGTGCCCGTGTACTACGCGCCGCGGAGCCTCAAGTCCAACAACGGCGTCATGAACACGCTCGCCACCGACGGCTCGGccaacaacttcaacttcacggtGCAGAACGAGGGCGAGCAGGTGACCATCAAGACGGACGCCTCCGACCACGCCGCGCGCGTCAAGTCCACCGTGTACGACAAGGACCCCATCGCCATCTACGCCGTGGACACGGTGCTCGAGCCGGTGGAGCTCTTCGAGCCGGCGGACtccccggcgccggcgccggctcccGCCCCTGTCGCGGACGCGCCCAAGGCCCCCAAGAAGCAGGCGCGCCACCGGCCTGTAGCGGACGCGCCCGGACCGGCCGCCGAGGACGCGGCGCCTGCCGACCAGAGGAAGAACTCTAAGAAGAGCGCGACATCCGGCGCCCCGTGCCTGCCATGGGCCGCAGTCCTGCCTgtcgccgtggccgtggccgccgCTCTGGCATAG